One region of Mucilaginibacter sp. 14171R-50 genomic DNA includes:
- a CDS encoding L-rhamnose mutarotase, whose translation MKKYCLTLDLIDDEELITEYEAHHQNIWPEIKDSITSSGITNMEIYRLGTRLCMLIEANNDFTFSKKAAMDADNQKVQEWEDLMWKYQQPIKGALAGEKWVLMDKIFQL comes from the coding sequence ATGAAAAAATATTGCCTTACTCTCGACCTGATAGACGACGAAGAACTGATCACTGAATATGAAGCGCATCACCAGAACATCTGGCCCGAGATAAAAGACAGTATTACCTCATCAGGCATTACCAATATGGAAATTTACCGGCTCGGTACACGCCTGTGTATGCTTATTGAGGCGAATAACGATTTCACGTTTTCGAAAAAGGCGGCCATGGACGCCGATAACCAAAAGGTGCAGGAGTGGGAAGACCTGATGTGGAAATACCAGCAGCCTATTAAAGGCGCGCTCGCCGGCGAAAAGTGGGTTCTGATGGATAAGATATTTCAACTGTAA
- a CDS encoding alpha-L-fucosidase: MKKKLLLFCLLSGLITNHSWAQGAYTPTAENLAQRQKFQDMKFGLFIHWGIYSILGDGEWVMHNKKIPYDSYKRLAGFFNPQDFNAKEWVAFAKKAGMKYITITSRHHDGFSMFGTKMSPYNIVDATPYHKDPLMELAKECEKEGIELHFYYSLLDWGRPDYAFGSPIVDGKPVNGDWDSYIKFMKAQLTELITKYPGVKGIWFDGDWERTNVNWHYDEIYGLIHKLNPAIMVGNNHHVAPKDGEDFQMFEKDLPGNNTTGFAPEQTVSRLPLETCETINNSWGFNITDRSFKSSKQIIHYLVNAAGHNANFLLNIGPMPNGKIQPEFTDTLAIVGAWVKKNGESIYGTRGSDIPAQPWGTLTVKAKTIYVHITEPQGGEYIFIPQVKQKIAKAELLASGGAVKFKQQPEGVFIYTAGITADPVDTIIKLTVK; encoded by the coding sequence ATGAAAAAGAAGCTATTATTGTTTTGTTTATTATCTGGCCTTATTACAAACCATTCATGGGCGCAGGGCGCTTATACACCCACTGCCGAAAACCTGGCGCAGAGGCAAAAGTTCCAGGATATGAAATTCGGGTTGTTTATCCATTGGGGTATTTACAGCATTTTGGGCGATGGCGAGTGGGTGATGCACAATAAAAAGATCCCTTACGATAGTTATAAAAGGCTGGCCGGCTTTTTTAACCCGCAGGATTTTAACGCTAAGGAATGGGTTGCCTTTGCCAAAAAGGCCGGGATGAAATACATTACTATCACATCGCGCCACCACGATGGGTTTAGCATGTTCGGCACCAAAATGTCGCCGTATAATATTGTAGATGCCACGCCCTACCATAAAGATCCCCTGATGGAATTGGCCAAAGAGTGCGAAAAGGAAGGCATCGAGCTGCATTTTTATTACTCGCTGCTTGACTGGGGCAGGCCCGATTATGCTTTTGGCAGCCCCATAGTGGACGGTAAACCTGTTAATGGCGACTGGGACAGCTACATTAAATTTATGAAGGCCCAGTTAACCGAACTGATAACCAAATACCCGGGGGTAAAAGGCATCTGGTTTGATGGCGACTGGGAACGCACCAATGTAAACTGGCATTACGATGAAATTTACGGGTTGATACATAAGCTTAACCCGGCAATAATGGTGGGCAATAACCACCACGTAGCGCCAAAGGATGGAGAAGATTTCCAGATGTTTGAAAAAGACCTGCCAGGTAACAATACAACCGGCTTCGCGCCTGAGCAAACCGTTAGCCGCCTGCCGCTTGAAACCTGCGAAACTATTAACAATAGCTGGGGATTTAATATTACCGACAGAAGTTTTAAATCGTCAAAGCAGATCATCCATTACCTGGTGAACGCCGCCGGGCACAACGCCAACTTTTTGCTTAACATCGGCCCTATGCCCAATGGAAAAATACAGCCGGAGTTTACAGATACGCTGGCTATAGTTGGCGCCTGGGTGAAAAAGAACGGCGAAAGTATTTATGGTACCCGCGGTAGCGATATACCGGCACAACCCTGGGGAACGCTCACTGTTAAAGCTAAAACCATATACGTACACATCACCGAGCCGCAGGGCGGAGAATATATATTTATCCCGCAGGTAAAGCAAAAAATTGCTAAAGCCGAGTTGCTTGCCAGTGGCGGCGCCGTTAAGTTTAAACAGCAGCCCGAAGGCGTATTTATATATACCGCCGGCATAACCGCCGACCCGGTGGATACCATCATAAAATTGACGGTGAAGTAA
- a CDS encoding phosphocholine-specific phospholipase C, translated as MSDTRRDFLKKAAMLTGAAGLANILPASIQKAMAINPAPGTTWADAEHIVLLMQENRSFDHCFGTLRGVRGFNDPRAISLPNKNPVWLQSNNKGETYAPFHLDIKNTRATWMNCLPHSWANQVNARNDGKFDQWLNEKRSGVKEYSDMPLTLGYHNRHDLPFHYAFADAFTVCDQHFCSSLTGTTPNRLFFWTGTIREKQNEDTRARVWNEDADYGTLNWTTYPERLEDAGVSWKCYQNEMSVPLGFEGEEEPWLSNFGDNPLEYFKQYNINLYDKHISYMQKRYATLPGEINAMEKKIAGLPKGDAHIDHMQLQLTQMRADLDNLKNNPDLLNHATFNKLSPKEKNIHHKAFAVNTGDPHYRELATLKYDDNGTKREMKVPKGDVLHQFREDVRTGKLPTVSWLTAPENFSDHPDSPWYGAWYTSEVLDILTQNPEVWKKTIFILTYDENDGYFDHVPPFTAPHSHKKGTGKVSDGIDTRVDFVTLEQERERKNFPIDYDRENSIGLGYRVPMVIASPWSRGGYVNSEVFDHTSTLQFLEKFLAKKTEKKIKEDNISDWRRTICGDLTSAFRPYNGEKIASPVSLNREKFVEGIHKAKFKKVPSTYKNLSVAEIAVIKKDPAQSPYMPKQEPGIKPSCALPYELYVDGRLNDDKTALELKFTAGNKAFGDNAIGAPFNVYAPGKYASFLDPQQMEPVRTWSYAVKAGDTVTDAWPLNQFENGNYYLRTYGPNGFYRAFKGNANDPGIGVDFAYQSAGKQLTGNVMLTFWLVDTTTPVTVEVVDNAYKTGTKRMTIQQESFAPQTIKLDLGKQHNWYDFSIKVKGYADFEKRYAGRVETGKPGFSDPLMGRVV; from the coding sequence ATGTCAGATACACGCAGAGATTTTTTAAAAAAAGCCGCAATGCTTACCGGCGCAGCCGGTTTAGCCAACATATTACCTGCATCAATCCAAAAGGCAATGGCTATAAACCCGGCCCCGGGCACTACCTGGGCTGATGCCGAACACATTGTGCTGTTAATGCAGGAGAACCGGTCGTTCGATCATTGCTTTGGTACACTTAGGGGCGTAAGGGGTTTTAACGATCCCCGCGCTATAAGCTTACCAAACAAAAACCCGGTTTGGCTGCAATCAAACAACAAAGGCGAAACTTACGCCCCTTTTCACCTCGATATAAAAAATACCCGCGCTACCTGGATGAACTGCCTGCCGCACTCGTGGGCCAACCAGGTAAACGCCCGCAACGATGGCAAATTTGACCAATGGCTAAACGAGAAACGATCGGGTGTTAAGGAATACTCGGATATGCCGCTTACGCTGGGTTACCATAACCGGCACGATCTGCCGTTTCATTATGCATTTGCCGATGCCTTTACTGTATGCGACCAGCATTTCTGCTCGTCGTTAACCGGCACTACGCCAAACAGGCTTTTCTTTTGGACAGGCACCATCCGCGAAAAACAAAACGAAGATACCAGGGCCAGGGTTTGGAATGAGGATGCGGACTATGGTACGCTAAACTGGACAACCTACCCCGAACGGTTGGAAGATGCAGGCGTATCGTGGAAATGCTACCAGAACGAGATGAGCGTACCGCTTGGTTTTGAAGGCGAGGAAGAGCCCTGGCTATCAAACTTTGGCGATAACCCGCTTGAATATTTTAAACAGTATAACATCAATTTATACGACAAGCATATCAGCTATATGCAGAAACGATATGCTACCCTGCCCGGCGAGATAAACGCGATGGAGAAAAAGATAGCCGGTTTACCCAAAGGCGACGCGCATATTGACCACATGCAGCTGCAGCTAACGCAAATGCGTGCCGATCTGGATAATCTTAAGAACAACCCCGATCTGCTTAACCATGCCACCTTTAATAAACTGTCACCAAAAGAGAAAAATATACACCATAAAGCGTTTGCTGTAAATACAGGCGACCCGCACTACCGCGAGCTTGCCACACTTAAGTACGATGATAACGGCACCAAACGCGAAATGAAAGTGCCCAAAGGCGATGTACTGCATCAGTTCAGGGAAGATGTGAGGACGGGCAAACTGCCAACCGTATCCTGGTTAACCGCACCCGAAAACTTCTCGGACCACCCCGATTCGCCGTGGTACGGTGCCTGGTACACCTCAGAAGTGCTGGATATCCTTACCCAAAACCCTGAGGTATGGAAGAAAACCATTTTCATCCTTACCTACGACGAGAACGACGGCTACTTTGACCACGTACCGCCCTTTACCGCGCCGCATTCGCACAAGAAGGGCACGGGTAAAGTATCTGACGGGATTGACACCCGCGTGGATTTTGTAACACTGGAGCAGGAACGCGAGCGTAAAAACTTCCCGATAGATTACGATCGCGAAAACTCGATAGGCCTGGGTTATCGCGTGCCGATGGTCATCGCCTCGCCCTGGAGCCGCGGTGGATATGTAAACTCCGAAGTTTTTGATCATACCTCAACGTTGCAATTCCTGGAGAAGTTTTTAGCCAAAAAAACCGAAAAAAAAATAAAAGAGGACAACATCAGCGACTGGCGCCGAACCATCTGCGGCGACCTAACCTCGGCATTCAGGCCATACAATGGCGAAAAGATTGCCAGCCCGGTATCGCTAAACAGGGAAAAATTTGTAGAAGGCATCCACAAGGCCAAGTTTAAAAAGGTACCGTCGACTTATAAAAATCTGTCAGTCGCCGAAATAGCAGTCATTAAAAAAGACCCGGCCCAATCACCTTATATGCCAAAACAGGAACCGGGTATCAAACCATCCTGCGCACTTCCCTATGAACTATACGTTGATGGACGCTTAAATGATGATAAAACAGCGTTGGAGTTAAAATTTACAGCGGGAAATAAGGCTTTTGGCGATAATGCTATCGGCGCACCGTTTAACGTTTATGCACCCGGTAAATATGCTTCGTTCCTCGATCCGCAGCAGATGGAACCGGTACGCACCTGGAGTTACGCTGTAAAGGCAGGCGATACGGTTACCGATGCCTGGCCGCTTAACCAGTTTGAGAACGGCAACTATTATCTGCGCACTTATGGCCCTAATGGTTTTTACCGCGCGTTTAAAGGCAACGCTAACGACCCCGGCATCGGTGTTGATTTCGCTTATCAATCGGCCGGTAAGCAGTTAACCGGTAATGTGATGCTTACCTTTTGGCTGGTGGACACTACCACACCTGTAACGGTTGAAGTGGTTGATAATGCGTATAAAACCGGCACAAAGCGAATGACCATACAGCAGGAAAGCTTTGCCCCGCAAACCATAAAGCTTGATCTGGGCAAACAGCATAACTGGTACGACTTCAGCATTAAGGTAAAGGGATATGCCGATTTTGAAAAGAGGTATGCCGGCCGTGTTGAGACCGGCAAACCAGGTTTTTCTGACCCGCTGATGGGCCGGGTTGTTTAG
- a CDS encoding Gfo/Idh/MocA family protein, which produces MKIAMLGSGFIARFYADSLVGHRRLDTLHAVYSRNLDKAKQFAHDYKLPVYSDNMEEVVNHPEVDVVVISLPNDLHLAAVEACAKAGKHVLCTKPLGRTAHEAKQMLDMVEQAGVMGGYLEDLCYTPKFNKSLASVKAGGVGRVLWAKSREAHPGPHSNWFWDKAQSGGGCIVDLGCHCIEIARSYIGKNIKPVEVMCWAATQVHPIDAEDNAIGMVKYANGAIGQFEVSWCFRGGMDLRDEVMGTEGTIWINNFLRTGFDMFSTGKGGGYVAEKAESSQGWLFPVGDEVNELGYNHMFTDMFEAIEQNRPPAETFYDGYVVNAIIDAAYASAKSGIWEPVKLDDWRGSTNTKIATEFASFDEQYYLIKEEILPHGERKLILKDKTTGEVVVRDLTP; this is translated from the coding sequence ATGAAGATAGCTATGCTTGGTTCGGGCTTTATTGCGCGTTTCTATGCCGATTCGCTGGTGGGGCACCGCAGGCTCGATACGCTGCACGCCGTGTACAGTCGTAATTTGGATAAGGCCAAACAATTTGCCCATGATTATAAACTCCCCGTGTACAGCGACAATATGGAAGAGGTAGTGAACCACCCCGAGGTGGATGTGGTGGTGATATCGCTGCCTAACGATTTGCACCTGGCCGCTGTTGAGGCCTGCGCCAAAGCGGGCAAGCATGTGCTGTGCACCAAACCGCTCGGTCGCACCGCTCATGAGGCTAAACAAATGCTGGATATGGTAGAGCAGGCGGGCGTTATGGGCGGCTACCTTGAGGATCTGTGCTATACGCCAAAGTTCAATAAAAGTTTAGCCAGCGTAAAGGCGGGCGGCGTGGGCAGGGTGCTGTGGGCCAAAAGCCGCGAGGCGCACCCCGGCCCGCACAGCAACTGGTTTTGGGATAAGGCCCAAAGCGGCGGCGGCTGCATTGTCGACCTGGGCTGCCACTGCATCGAGATCGCCCGAAGCTACATAGGCAAAAATATTAAGCCGGTTGAGGTGATGTGCTGGGCGGCCACGCAGGTGCACCCCATTGATGCCGAAGACAACGCCATAGGCATGGTAAAGTATGCCAACGGCGCCATAGGGCAGTTTGAGGTAAGCTGGTGCTTTCGCGGCGGTATGGACCTGCGCGACGAGGTGATGGGCACCGAGGGCACCATCTGGATAAATAACTTTTTGCGTACCGGGTTTGATATGTTCAGCACCGGCAAGGGCGGCGGCTACGTGGCCGAAAAGGCCGAGAGCAGCCAGGGCTGGCTTTTCCCCGTGGGCGACGAAGTGAACGAGCTGGGCTACAACCACATGTTTACCGATATGTTTGAGGCCATTGAGCAAAACCGCCCGCCCGCCGAAACGTTTTACGACGGCTACGTGGTGAACGCCATAATCGACGCGGCCTACGCCAGCGCCAAAAGCGGCATTTGGGAACCCGTAAAGCTCGACGACTGGCGCGGCAGCACCAACACCAAAATAGCCACCGAGTTTGCCAGTTTCGACGAGCAATATTACCTCATCAAAGAAGAGATACTGCCCCACGGCGAACGCAAGCTGATACTGAAGGATAAAACTACGGGAGAGGTAGTGGTGAGGGATTTAACCCCCTAA
- a CDS encoding AAA family ATPase — MIEIITSERPEIIEKIRAEVRGVPYRPAKRLKAAPQPPDPETCRHLFTVETGNRWLELGEREPTPKMLFGEFWHQGELCILFADTNVGKSVLAVQIGNSIARGQPIAPFALGAEPTRVLYIDFELSVTQFYQRYTHAAGDYTFPYGFLRAQFNADNMPAGNNSSYDDHVIAGIECKIKQVGARVLIIDNISCLRGGTENAAVALTLMKNLKALKADYNLSILVLAHTPKRRNPAAPLTADDLHGSKLLINLADSAFAIGTSAATPNLRYLKQIKQRSTAQVYGQDNVCLCRIAKPGNFLQMEFEGNSAERPHLRTRQLNQQILAPKVAHLAANGYSQRRISKELCVAVGLVNKLIER; from the coding sequence ATGATCGAAATTATTACTTCCGAACGCCCGGAAATTATCGAAAAAATACGCGCCGAAGTAAGGGGTGTACCCTACCGCCCGGCCAAAAGACTAAAAGCCGCCCCGCAGCCGCCCGACCCCGAAACCTGCCGACATTTGTTTACCGTTGAAACCGGCAACCGCTGGCTGGAACTCGGCGAACGCGAACCCACGCCTAAAATGCTTTTCGGGGAGTTTTGGCACCAGGGCGAGCTGTGCATCCTGTTTGCCGATACCAACGTGGGTAAAAGCGTGCTGGCCGTGCAAATTGGCAACAGCATAGCCCGGGGCCAGCCCATCGCGCCCTTTGCTTTGGGTGCCGAACCTACCCGCGTGCTTTATATCGATTTCGAGCTTTCGGTAACGCAGTTTTACCAGCGCTATACGCATGCCGCCGGCGATTACACTTTTCCGTATGGCTTTTTACGCGCCCAGTTCAACGCCGATAACATGCCTGCGGGCAACAACAGCAGCTACGACGACCATGTGATAGCCGGCATCGAGTGTAAAATTAAGCAAGTAGGCGCCAGAGTGCTCATCATCGATAACATCAGCTGCCTGCGGGGCGGTACCGAAAACGCCGCGGTGGCGCTTACCCTGATGAAAAACCTGAAAGCGCTTAAGGCCGACTACAACCTGTCTATCCTGGTGCTGGCCCATACCCCAAAACGCCGCAACCCCGCCGCGCCGCTCACGGCCGACGACCTGCACGGCAGCAAGCTGCTGATAAACCTGGCCGACAGCGCCTTCGCCATTGGCACCAGTGCCGCTACCCCAAACCTGCGTTACCTTAAACAAATAAAGCAGCGCAGCACCGCGCAGGTATACGGCCAGGATAACGTATGCCTTTGCCGCATTGCCAAGCCAGGCAACTTTTTACAAATGGAGTTTGAAGGCAACAGCGCCGAACGCCCGCACCTGCGTACCCGCCAGTTGAACCAGCAGATATTAGCCCCAAAAGTAGCTCACCTTGCCGCCAACGGCTACAGCCAGCGCCGGATAAGTAAGGAACTTTGTGTTGCTGTGGGATTGGTGAATAAATTGATTGAGAGGTAA
- a CDS encoding GIY-YIG nuclease family protein: MWNYNYYVYITTNHDKTVLYIGVTNDLSRRLYEHKENKGNGRSFTGKYYCYNLVYY; this comes from the coding sequence ATGTGGAACTATAATTATTATGTTTATATAACTACTAATCACGATAAAACGGTGTTATACATCGGTGTTACCAATGATTTAAGCAGAAGATTATACGAGCACAAAGAAAATAAAGGTAACGGTAGGTCATTTACAGGCAAGTACTATTGTTATAACCTGGTTTACTATTAG
- a CDS encoding DinB family protein, with amino-acid sequence MSLIQFFLKQLNEESETTRKILARVPNDKYDWTPHVKSMDVRRLATHIAELPTWITMALTTNELDFEDNSYESTFVNNTGELMELFERALVDGRSQLIAENESKLDEKWTLRSGDTIHSVRTKGEVIRMALSQIIHHRAQLGVYLRLLNIPIPGSYGPSADEATFKPEEATV; translated from the coding sequence ATGTCACTTATTCAATTTTTCCTGAAACAGCTAAACGAAGAGTCGGAAACCACCCGCAAAATTTTAGCACGTGTACCAAACGATAAATACGACTGGACACCGCATGTTAAAAGTATGGATGTGCGCCGCCTGGCCACCCACATTGCCGAATTGCCAACCTGGATCACCATGGCGCTGACAACTAATGAGCTCGATTTTGAAGACAACAGCTACGAATCGACATTTGTAAATAACACCGGTGAGTTGATGGAACTGTTCGAAAGAGCGCTTGTTGACGGCCGCTCGCAGTTAATTGCCGAAAACGAAAGCAAACTTGATGAAAAATGGACATTACGCAGTGGTGATACCATTCATAGCGTACGAACCAAAGGCGAAGTTATCCGTATGGCGCTATCGCAGATCATCCATCACCGTGCGCAGCTTGGCGTTTACCTGCGGTTGCTGAATATCCCCATCCCCGGCAGCTATGGCCCAAGCGCGGATGAAGCAACTTTTAAACCCGAAGAAGCAACGGTTTAA
- a CDS encoding GNAT family N-acetyltransferase translates to MSGTLFCSVNLSLRRFTFDDAAFVLELLNTPAWKKFIGDKNVNSHEDAINYIKNGPQSMYAKHGYGLWLVSITETGRPIGMCGLVQRDYLDRPDLGFAFLPGFEGKGLAYEASMAALTYVQQHYQLDKVYAITLADNIRSRRLLTRCGFVHDQTITPPGDEGLLLYYYLYDNIIIPLPNSTSI, encoded by the coding sequence ATGTCTGGTACACTATTCTGTTCTGTTAATCTTAGCCTGCGCCGTTTTACGTTTGACGACGCGGCCTTTGTTTTGGAATTGTTAAACACCCCTGCCTGGAAAAAATTTATAGGCGACAAGAATGTTAACAGCCACGAAGACGCCATTAATTATATCAAAAACGGCCCCCAAAGCATGTACGCAAAACACGGGTATGGCCTATGGTTGGTTAGTATTACAGAAACCGGCCGGCCTATTGGCATGTGCGGCCTGGTACAACGCGATTACCTTGACCGGCCCGACCTTGGTTTTGCCTTTTTACCCGGTTTTGAAGGTAAGGGGCTGGCTTATGAAGCAAGCATGGCCGCGTTAACTTATGTGCAACAGCATTATCAGCTGGATAAAGTATATGCCATTACCCTGGCGGATAACATCCGGTCGCGGCGGTTATTAACGCGATGCGGGTTTGTACACGATCAGACGATAACCCCACCGGGCGATGAGGGTTTACTTTTGTACTATTATCTTTACGATAATATAATAATACCATTACCAAACAGCACATCTATTTAA
- a CDS encoding serpin family protein: MTRKTPLLFLSLLAIGFVSCKKSDNNPDKGKALELTAAEHLKVAADNAFTLKLVKQLNSGGTGNDNVFVSPLSVSFAMGMTSNGAKGETLQGINNAMEFSGFTQEAINTYYNKLIDQLPNLEPNTQVNIANSIWYKQGFDVLPSFITTNTNAYKAKVQALDFGSAAAKNQINEWVSDQTKGKIPSIIDNIPGDVRMYLINAIYFKSIWKNKFNPADTKKMPFKTSTGSTVQADFMTGQIEYGSYFDNYDGDKYTQIAELPYANGRYSMVVVLPDESSSVNELISNLDTVKWNKWMKPMGGGVKNHVYFPKLKFTYNTTLNGALIALGMGKAFSDDADLTGISAAGGINITEVKQKAFVEVNEQGTEAAAATSVAVGVTAAPATDLNLNRPFVFAIRENSSGLVLFAGVVNNPLLTGN, from the coding sequence ATGACACGCAAAACTCCACTGCTATTTTTAAGCCTTTTGGCTATCGGCTTTGTTTCATGTAAAAAAAGCGACAACAACCCCGATAAGGGCAAAGCCCTTGAACTTACCGCTGCAGAGCACCTTAAGGTAGCAGCGGATAACGCGTTTACGCTAAAACTGGTAAAACAGCTAAACAGCGGCGGCACCGGTAACGATAACGTTTTTGTTTCGCCGCTAAGCGTAAGCTTTGCTATGGGCATGACCAGCAACGGCGCCAAAGGCGAAACACTGCAAGGCATAAATAATGCTATGGAATTTAGCGGATTTACGCAGGAAGCGATAAATACCTACTATAATAAATTGATAGACCAGCTGCCCAACCTGGAGCCTAACACCCAGGTTAACATCGCTAACTCGATATGGTATAAACAGGGGTTTGATGTATTGCCCTCGTTTATCACAACAAATACCAATGCTTACAAGGCAAAGGTACAGGCACTGGATTTTGGCTCGGCTGCAGCAAAAAACCAGATAAACGAATGGGTAAGCGACCAAACAAAGGGAAAGATCCCATCGATAATTGATAATATCCCGGGAGATGTGCGTATGTACCTTATCAACGCCATCTACTTTAAAAGCATCTGGAAAAATAAATTCAATCCTGCGGATACTAAAAAGATGCCTTTTAAAACCAGCACCGGAAGTACCGTACAGGCCGATTTTATGACCGGGCAAATAGAATACGGCAGCTATTTTGATAATTACGACGGAGATAAATACACCCAGATAGCCGAGTTGCCCTATGCAAACGGCAGGTATAGCATGGTGGTGGTGCTGCCCGACGAAAGCAGCAGCGTAAATGAGCTGATCAGCAACCTTGACACAGTAAAGTGGAACAAGTGGATGAAGCCTATGGGCGGCGGTGTTAAAAACCACGTGTATTTCCCTAAGCTTAAGTTTACGTATAACACAACTTTAAATGGCGCCCTTATTGCTTTGGGCATGGGCAAGGCTTTTTCTGACGATGCCGACCTTACCGGTATATCAGCCGCAGGCGGCATAAACATTACCGAAGTTAAGCAAAAAGCCTTTGTTGAGGTTAACGAGCAGGGTACCGAAGCCGCCGCAGCAACCTCGGTTGCGGTAGGTGTTACCGCCGCGCCTGCCACCGATTTGAATTTGAACAGGCCGTTTGTGTTTGCCATACGCGAAAACAGCAGCGGGCTGGTGTTATTTGCAGGCGTGGTTAATAACCCGCTCTTAACCGGTAACTAA
- a CDS encoding acyl-CoA dehydrogenase family protein, with amino-acid sequence MDHLLTDAPAGYDFSISDNQRMIGQMAKDFAEKHIRPNVMQWDEEQHFPLQLFKQLGQQGMMGVLVPEVYGGSGFGYAEYVTTIVEIAKVCGSIGLSVAAHNSLCTGHILAFANEEQKQRWLPKLATAEWLGAWGLTEANTGSDAMRMATTAVLDGDHYVVNGSKNWITHGKSGDVAVVMVRTGEKGDSKGISALVIERGTPGFNAGKKENKLGMRASETTEMIFDNCRVPKENLLGAEGEGFKQAMKVLDGGRISIAALSLGIAKGAFEAAVAYSKERQQFGQPISNFQGIAFKLADMATEIEAAELLIMQAADLKNRHLPVTKQSAMAKYYASEVAVRCANDAVQIFGGYGYTKDFPVEKFYRDAKLCTIGEGTSEIQKIVISREVLK; translated from the coding sequence ATGGATCATTTACTAACAGATGCCCCCGCGGGCTATGATTTTTCTATAAGCGACAATCAACGGATGATAGGCCAGATGGCAAAGGATTTTGCCGAAAAGCACATCAGGCCAAACGTAATGCAATGGGACGAGGAGCAGCATTTCCCCTTACAACTATTTAAACAATTGGGCCAACAAGGCATGATGGGTGTGCTGGTACCCGAAGTGTACGGCGGCTCGGGCTTTGGCTACGCCGAATATGTAACTACTATTGTAGAAATAGCAAAAGTTTGCGGTTCTATAGGTTTATCGGTTGCGGCGCATAACTCGTTATGTACTGGTCATATCCTGGCGTTTGCCAACGAGGAGCAAAAACAGCGCTGGTTACCAAAACTGGCTACTGCCGAGTGGCTTGGCGCCTGGGGCCTTACCGAAGCCAATACCGGCAGCGATGCCATGCGTATGGCAACAACAGCCGTTTTAGATGGCGACCATTATGTTGTAAACGGATCAAAAAACTGGATAACGCACGGCAAAAGCGGCGATGTTGCCGTAGTTATGGTGCGTACCGGCGAAAAGGGGGATAGTAAAGGAATATCTGCCTTGGTAATAGAGCGTGGCACACCGGGCTTTAATGCCGGTAAAAAAGAAAACAAACTTGGCATGCGGGCATCAGAAACTACCGAAATGATTTTTGACAATTGCCGCGTACCAAAAGAAAACCTTTTAGGCGCCGAAGGCGAAGGCTTTAAACAAGCTATGAAAGTGTTGGATGGCGGGCGTATTTCAATAGCCGCGCTATCATTAGGTATTGCCAAAGGTGCGTTTGAAGCAGCAGTTGCTTATTCAAAGGAGAGGCAACAGTTTGGGCAGCCAATAAGCAACTTTCAGGGGATTGCGTTTAAACTGGCCGATATGGCTACCGAGATAGAAGCAGCCGAGTTATTGATTATGCAGGCCGCTGATCTGAAAAACCGCCATTTGCCGGTTACCAAACAATCGGCCATGGCTAAATATTATGCTTCAGAGGTAGCGGTACGATGCGCCAACGACGCCGTTCAGATATTTGGTGGATATGGATACACTAAAGATTTCCCTGTAGAAAAATTTTATCGCGATGCCAAGCTTTGCACCATAGGCGAAGGAACGTCTGAGATACAGAAGATCGTTATCAGCCGCGAAGTATTAAAATAG